The Amycolatopsis japonica nucleotide sequence GCGACAGTCACCACCTGAGCGGCCGAAGAGTGCAGCCAAGTCGTCACCAGCACCGTCTCCACCACCACGGTCGTCCACATCAGCAGGGTCACCCGCCGGTCTCCGGCGGCCAGGCGCGAGAACAGCAGGATCTGCACCAGCGCGAGCATCGAGCCGGCGAGGGCGAACGGCCAGACCGGCATGGTGCTGGCGGCGTAGCCGGAGCCGCCGATGAACGAGAGCAGACGCGACCCGAAAGCAAAAGAAACCAACAGCACGAAGGCGTCCAGGGCAGCGCAGACGGCCAGGGCGGCGGGCAGGATCCGGCGCCGGTCGTCGCCGTTCGCGAAGCGGGGCAGCACCAGGACGCCGACGGCTTGGGGGAGCCAGTACGCGATCTTCGTGACGATCGCGCCGAGCGCGTATTCGCCTGCTTCGGCAGCGGGGAGGGTGTGGCGTGCCAGCACGAGGTCGAGGTTCACCAGCAGGACCAGCGCCAGCATCGCCTGCGCCGCGTGCAGGACCTCGCCCGCGTGCCAGCCCGCCTTGCGGGGCCGTGGCCGTCCACAGAGGACCCATCCGCAGAAGATCACCAGGTACGAGCCGATCGCGGTCCCGGCCAGCGCACCGGTGGCGTCACCGCCGATCAGCAGGCCGAGCAGCGAGCCGCCGACCTTGCCCACGCCTTCGAGCGACATGAGCCCGGCCAGCAGCGCGAACCGGCCGCTGCCCTGCAGCAGACCGTGGAAGAGGCCGAGCAGCGTGAGCGGTCCGAGTGTGACGGCGAGCAGCAGCGCGGGCACCACCGAATCCAGGTGCAGCACGAAGACCAGCACCGGCGCCAGGATCAGCCCGATCGTCGCGACGATGGCGCTCGTCGTCAGGCCGAGCGCGAGCAGTGTCCCGCTGTCCTGCGACTCCTTTGATGAACGCAGCCGGGCCACCCGCAGCGCGACCACGGTCTGCAGCCCCATCGCGGGTACGACGCCGATCACCAGCACCGCCAGCAGCGAACTCAGCTCACCGAACGCGCTCGGCGCGAGCAGCCGGGCGGCGACGATGCTCAGCGCGTAGGCGCCGGCGTTGTTCGCGGCCAGCGCGAGCGAGACGAGGATCGCCGCGACACGCTTGTCGGTCCTGGTCTGGTCGACCTCGGCGTCTACGCTCAACAGAGCTCCCATTACCGGCGAGTAATCTCCGCGACCATAACCGCGATCGAGGCGGAAAGGGAAGGGCACTTGGACGCACGGCGCGAACGTCTCGTCCTCGCCGCGGTGTCGGCGGGGCTGGCGCTGCTGGTGTTCCTGCCGGTGCTCGGACGGGGCTTCGTCCTGAGCTACGACATGGTGTTCGCCCAGCGTCAGTCGCTGATCCCGGACGCGCTCGGCCTCGGTTCCGCGCTGCCGCGATCGGTCCCCGCCGACGCCGTGATCGCGCTCGCGACCGCCCTCGTTCCCGGCGACATAGTCCAGAAAATCGTCTTGTTCCTGGCGCTCTTCGGGGCGGCATACGGCGCAGCGCGGCTGGTCCCGACGGAGCAACTCGGTACGCGCGTCGTCGCCGCCACCGGTTACGCGTGGACGGCCTATTTCGCGGAGCGGTTGTTCATCGGGCATTGGCCGCTCCTGCTCACCTACGCGTGCCTCCCGTGGATCGTGCGCACCGCGCTTTCCCTGCGCCGGAACGAACCGAGGGCGCTCGCGCGGCTGATCCTCGCCTGCGCCCCCGCGATGCTCACCCCACCCGGCGGAGTGCTGGCCGCGCTCACCGCGATCGCGCTGGCCGGGCCGCGGAAACTGGGCCACACCCTCGGTCTCGCCGTCGTGCTCAACCTGCCGTGGCTCGTGCCGACGTTCCTGCACGACGGCGGGACGCTGTCCGATCCCGCCGGGGTGGCCGCGTTCAGCGCCCGCGCGGAAAGCTGGGGCCCGGCCATCCTGAGCGTGCTCGGGCTCGGCGGGATCTGGAACGGCGACGTCGTCCCCGGCAGCCGGGGCGCGCCGATGGCGCCGGTGCTGATCCTCGTCACGGTCGCCGTGGCCTTGGCCGGGTTCCGCCCGCTGGCGCGGAAGTGGGGCACTCCGCCGGCGA carries:
- a CDS encoding lipopolysaccharide biosynthesis protein; the protein is MSVDAEVDQTRTDKRVAAILVSLALAANNAGAYALSIVAARLLAPSAFGELSSLLAVLVIGVVPAMGLQTVVALRVARLRSSKESQDSGTLLALGLTTSAIVATIGLILAPVLVFVLHLDSVVPALLLAVTLGPLTLLGLFHGLLQGSGRFALLAGLMSLEGVGKVGGSLLGLLIGGDATGALAGTAIGSYLVIFCGWVLCGRPRPRKAGWHAGEVLHAAQAMLALVLLVNLDLVLARHTLPAAEAGEYALGAIVTKIAYWLPQAVGVLVLPRFANGDDRRRILPAALAVCAALDAFVLLVSFAFGSRLLSFIGGSGYAASTMPVWPFALAGSMLALVQILLFSRLAAGDRRVTLLMWTTVVVETVLVTTWLHSSAAQVVTVAACCAGGLALSGALLELRSRRR